A segment of the Arachis hypogaea cultivar Tifrunner chromosome 5, arahy.Tifrunner.gnm2.J5K5, whole genome shotgun sequence genome:
taacataatatttctttgagtagttttctcctatatatgtagatagaagtgtgttctccttttgtcaagagagaagttgtaattctcaaagaaagttatttaattatttccatattttatacaaatttctaatttttcatctctatattttgctatgtcatttgtctggtacctaacagtTGTTAGAGACTAATGGCCTTGGATTCCCTCTCTTCGGCCGCTAACAAGTCCGGCTCAGCAACCGGCCAGCCTTTTTGGTAACAATCCATTCATATGAACTTCCTAACTGGAACAAACCGGATACCATGGCGTTGAATTTGGTTACAGACATTGTATTCTCAAAGAGCAGACATTGTATCCTTCATTGCAGACTTTAGATTTCCAGCTTTGTACCCGGTTCTAAACAATCTATGGCGGTAGATGATGTTCACACCTCTATGACTCCACTTTGATACTTCTCCTTTGATCAGCCACTGTAACCCCTCATCGTCTGAGTCATCCAGAACCTGAATCAGCAACCGATCTTTCGGCCAATCCAATTCACACACTACCGAAATCGATTGCTCATACACCTACGTTTAAAATAACTACCGAcagttttctttttcagaaagtaaaataaaagtGCACAGGAAAAAGAGGAGAAGACATTTTAGTTACCTCTCTCTCATTACACATGGGAATTTGAACCAGTACCATAGGGTATTCAGAGTTAGATCCTTCCAACTCAAAATCCAAATCACCTTGAATATTGGGCCTAATCTTCTTGAGCTTGATCCAGAAGCATCCCAAACAGAGCAGCATTCTATCGAGAGACTGAACCAAAAAGAGAGCGACATATAATGTTGATAGAGACTGAATTGGAGGTGCAATATAACCAGCCCTAAACTCCAACCAGCTGACGTAAGCGTTATGGAAGAAGCCTTTGATCTCGGAGGTTCGAGGGATGTGTCCCTGGAAGTAGCGCCAGCCTTTGAAGTGAGCAGGGAACTCAAAAGACAAGAATGCCAAGGCCATGAGCAAGAACGTGAGGATGACTCTGAAGAGAATCCTGCCCTTGGAGGACTTGTCCATGGAACGATGAAGGAGTCTCTTCCTGAGAGAATGAAGCAATGAAGAGAGCGTGTTTCCAAAGCAGGCAGCAGAAGCGAAGGCTTTGTGAGCTCTAAGAAGAAGAAGCCATCGGAATTGCTTGCCATTTTTGGCTTTGTCCTTGTCAAGTGGGTGGAATACAGCGTCAGTGCCATGAATTTCCATGGTGACCACGACAGGGACGGTTGTTTTGGGCGTCAAGGACTTCTTTGTCCATTCTTTAAAAGCTCCAATTCTCTAACGTGCCGTGTGGGCAACCATCATGCCAGATAAGCAAAAGAGTAGCCACGTCAAATTTTTCTGTTGAGTACGGTGATTTTTGGATAGAGGAACTAATCCGTCCAACTTTTAAAGACGTTAGGGATGAAAATGTTCGCAGGTTAAAATGTGAGGgacctatttatccttttctcttttttgttattTCACTTTTAAATTTGGATTTGAATGAGATCATAACATTTTAgtttatgtagtacttttaatttgaataatattttaaaatttatattatactataattatattttaatgtatttatttatattttattataaaatgagTTTTTTATTACAGTCGAACCGATTGAACCTATAAATCAATAAACTAGTAGCTAAAATGGTTCGATGGTTTTTAGAACCTTGATCAAAACTCACATTTGATGTAAACGGATCCAGGGGCGAAGCTACATACATAGAAAGGGGGGCAATCgcccccctaattttaattttttacatgtaaattatatgtaaatttcagtttagccccccttaaaattttattttagtctttttttagtgtgtaaatatttttggccTCTCTAATATTTCTTCTAACTCCGCCCCTGAAACGATCCTACTCTTACATtacttttccatttttctttgaAATTCTGTGGAATTTGTGGTCCACAGTCTCTATCCTATCAAGAATGAAATGAATTGACAAGAACTGAAGCGGTAGAGGTATGGGAGTTTCAATAAAGACAACGTAATAGTATAATCATACTCTGTGTGATGGTAACTCATCTCATCTTTTAATTATGTGATCAGAAGTTTGATCTTTATCTCTGCAAATAAAATGATTAATCTGTTATGAGTTTCGAAAAATAAATACTTAAGAAAAAGTTCACGTTAGAGGACTAActactaaaaaaaaatcttatgaaGAAATTGAATTCTCTCATCGACCATACGAAGTAGTTTTTGTAGTGATATTGTTTTTGTTGTAGGTCATTATTATAGATATTTTTATTGTGAGCAGCCTAACTAAAAACACCTATCTGAAAAGAGttttaaccaacaaaaaatcAAGTAAAGTACTATTCAGTAAAATGTCACGGAATAAAACTGACAAAAGTCTCGCATTAAGAGAGACTAACGGTCTTATAGCTTATTACATAATCACGGTTTACATAATGCACCATTTGTCCATTTCCATCAGTGGCAAACGAGGAGTGCTTAGAAATCGgtaaaattttgtaatttgttgttattaattagttattattagtatttttgatagtataaaattactaatttttttagtaattaagtattggtcaaattttaataaaaatgctagTCTCTAAACGTTTTCGTGACAAATTTATAAGGCCCTAAAAAAATTATGATCttcccaaattttttataaaatattaatagtaatagattattattattattattattattattattattattattatatactaaaaaatatttgtatgtgAGTAagttaatatgtataaattatagatttaattattctacaGATTTCGATAgtgttattaaattttaaattaaatttttatatttttgtaattaaatttttatattatatattttttaatttaatttctgttaatatTAAACgtctaaaaaatactaataaattgtgatttatttatataatcttatcttctatttataataaattcaTATGATTTGAGAttcttttccttctcattttTCCTTTTCTactttttctgaaatttttacacacacataaaaataaaataacctaTTATTTTCAATTTATCGTTCAAAATTCTGATTTGGTGATGAGTATCAGATTTGTCCTCAAATTTCATAAATTGTCCATCTAAGTTGATGGCAGTGGTACTCCTTTATTACACATAGGAAAGAGATAGAATGAATTTATACAATGATAAAATaagaattgataatctctaacgAATAAACCTAAAAGCGAGATATACATTTTAACTCAAAACACAGAATTAGCATACATCTAAATGAATAATCCATCAAAATTACCATATAAACTAATATAGATcctaacaataaaagaaaatagtagTTGGCATCGAAGCTGAAGATTTGCACATCTTAGGCTTCAATTGAAAAAATCTAAGCATCACAATTGCTACATCCAAtccaataaaaaagaaaatttcacAACAGCTCTAACCAAAATAATTGAAAACCATGCACTATCTGTAAACTACATAATGCAGGCCCTTACATACACACCAGTCACAAAGAGTGCTAGGGTCCGTAAAATTTGTGATATGTAGCTGTTAATTAGCTATTATCAGTATTTTTTATGGTataagattatttattttttttttataattaagtgttggccaaattttaataaaagtactgtCCCTAAACTTTCTCAATCCCTATTATATACCAGCTCTCCGCATGCCACAAAAACATATcccaatttcaaaaactaaaatcaTTTTGAAGATGCAgtgtcttaaaaaaaattatttaaaaaggaAAAAGGTAAAGAATTGATACACACAAATGAATGATTAATGACGTTGGCATAATAGTCTTTTCTGAGTCTGGACAACTTGGTGATCCCCCAAATTAGAAGGTTTGAACTGGATCTTTCCAATACTCAATTCCTTCGAAGTGAGGTGTTGGGTTGGTTAATGTTGAACTAATTTTTGCAATGACATATAAAgaacaattaaattttatttttaaacctTTCAGAATctcatatacatataaaaaatggagaaaaggaaatttttttatgaacttGCCTCGTCTTTAAGAATGTGAATGAGTATGAAAGTGTTGACAGAACCTGACAACCTGTGCTCCCTACAAAAATAAAGAGTAATTTGAGTTAGTAACTTAGTATAACATTATTGAACaacattatttttgaatttagaatCACCAAAAAAAGTCATTTAGATATGGTAAAATTGTGTGTTGAGACAAAATAGCCAATGCCATTCTTCTAGATTACATTACACAAAAAGCATATCCTGTTCTATCTAATATACTAGAGAACGTGGACGACGAGCAGTAGTTCAAGCAGAAGGGAGGAATGGAGGCGCGGCGCGACGAGACATGAGCAGTGGAGCACACTAGGCGTTGGGTTTAGTGATGGCGGACGAACAGAATATGAGACAGAGAGCAACGAGCACGCCACGGATGCCAAGCGGAGGAGACACAGCAAGACAGGACTGTGCAACGGATCCGGCGGGAGCTCAGCAAAGAACTTAGGACAAGGATTGTGTGAGTGAGTGACAAAATGACgagtttttttgaaatttttgaaatatgaAGTTGTTCTCAATTAGGTCTTTTATACTAATAGTGAAAatattcgtttttttttttaatagaatattctgttatttcgaatattttttacggttgaaactaaattgaaaaaaaaatatatgatatagagatccaattgaaaaaataaaatataaaattttaatttaaaattaaataaaattatagaaacttgaaaaataattaaacctaaattataATGTTTATTGCAATATTAGTAACAACTAAcagcattttttaaaaaaataaataaaagagtataaaCATAGAAACAATTGAAATATGTAATGAACTTGTTATATGGGAtggattaaaacaaaaataataagctAATTTATTTATAGATTAAAATAGTCCAAGtaaaataaaagtatatttttttataatacacTCTCGATTttctatgaaaaatattataatatatttttctacCTTAATTGTCTTTTTAAAGAGAATCAGATAAAgaagaacaaatttaaaaatattaaaattcatttTACAGATGATATATAGTTGATAATTTTAGTTGTAACAAATATCatcaacaaatttaaaaatattaaaattttaaaatatgtagttaaatattaatttttatataattatatattaatttaacatatatactataaattatatatttactagttgaatgttaattttttattatattatattttaatttattttttatttaattcgtctcctttttataaattttttattatggtaCTGCTTTTATATgaggttaaaaattttaaaataaaattaaaataataaaaatatttaataataaaaaaatttagtcaaaattaatcaaaatttattttatttaatatttattaattaatatttattaattgaataattaataaatattaaatattatttttgtctctCTATACTACTATTGTAGGAATTGAGTGTGAAGAATAACTCAAAGGTTGACAGTGCAAAAGAAGTTTCAGTTTCcagagaataaaaaatagaaaaaagttgttattgtaattaaaaacttaaaagcTAAGCATGCAATTGTCAAAGTCCTTCACAGTAAAATGCAACGACATGATAAACATCAAATCTGTATCGAATACAGAAAGCAAGAGGATccaagaataaataaatagaacatGATTACCTCCATAGTTCTCACTCTATCAACAAAGGGATGCATAGTTGCATACATTTTGTTTATGATTGCATTTTCTTTTTTCctgtcacatatatatatattactgtgTATCAACAGTTTCTCATTGGAGATCCAAGAAGATTAAAAGGGTAAAACGTACAAATTAAACAGCACCACAAGTTTAAAGCCATCAAAGGGACAATTACAATACTCAACAAGTTTCAaaacacaactactttattttgtatttgaaaaataaaaaaaattattatgtatttgtgtttatagttttaaaattagaagtatttttaagaatatttcaaaaaaaaaatttaaagttagtttgtatttatcaaaattaaaaaagtctaatataatttcatatattcattaatattaaaatttaatttctacattaatatcaattataatatttttaaattttaaaaattattttatcaaacacattttgttatttgtacttattaaaaattatttt
Coding sequences within it:
- the LOC112802069 gene encoding probable xyloglucan glycosyltransferase 5 is translated as MEIHGTDAVFHPLDKDKAKNGKQFRWLLLLRAHKAFASAACFGNTLSSLLHSLRKRLLHRSMDKSSKGRILFRVILTFLLMALAFLSFEFPAHFKGWRYFQGHIPRTSEIKGFFHNAYVSWLEFRAGYIAPPIQSLSTLYVALFLVQSLDRMLLCLGCFWIKLKKIRPNIQGDLDFELEGSNSEYPMVLVQIPMCNEREVYEQSISVVCELDWPKDRLLIQVLDDSDDEGLQWLIKGEVSKWSHRGVNIIYRHRLFRTGYKAGNLKSAMKDTMSAL